A section of the Streptomyces sp. V3I8 genome encodes:
- a CDS encoding carbohydrate ABC transporter permease yields MATTTQTEPALTEPPRAEPGGGTRIRGDRRRGIALHVSLFLGVLLSAFPFYWAVIMSTHTSTEIFSYPPKLLPGSHFGENLDKLFDSIDFFGSMFNSLLVAVSVTFLVLFFDSLAAFVFAKFTFPGRRTLFAMMMAIFMVPAQLAAIPQFVIMAKLGWIGSMTSLIVPAAANAFGIFWMRQYMRSAIHDELLDASKIDGASFLRQYWHVALPVVRPGLAFLGIFTFMGQWNDYAWPLIALTNPDNVTLQVALSQLNGVHGTTDYGMVMTGAVLALIPLLIVFAIGAKQIIADLGKGAIR; encoded by the coding sequence ATGGCAACCACCACACAGACCGAGCCCGCCCTCACCGAACCGCCGCGCGCCGAGCCCGGCGGTGGCACGCGCATCCGGGGCGACCGGCGCAGGGGCATCGCGCTGCACGTCTCCCTGTTCCTCGGGGTGCTGCTCTCCGCGTTCCCGTTCTACTGGGCCGTGATCATGTCGACGCACACGTCGACCGAGATCTTCTCCTACCCGCCGAAGCTGCTGCCCGGCTCGCACTTCGGCGAGAACCTCGACAAACTCTTCGACAGCATCGACTTCTTCGGGTCGATGTTCAACTCGCTGCTCGTCGCCGTCTCCGTGACGTTCCTCGTCCTGTTCTTCGACTCGCTGGCCGCGTTCGTCTTCGCCAAGTTCACGTTCCCCGGCCGGCGGACGCTGTTCGCGATGATGATGGCGATCTTCATGGTGCCGGCGCAGCTCGCGGCCATCCCGCAGTTCGTGATCATGGCGAAACTGGGCTGGATCGGCTCGATGACCTCGCTGATCGTGCCGGCCGCCGCGAACGCCTTCGGCATCTTCTGGATGCGGCAGTACATGAGGAGCGCGATCCACGACGAGCTGCTCGACGCCTCGAAGATCGACGGGGCGAGCTTCCTGCGCCAGTACTGGCACGTGGCGCTGCCCGTGGTCCGCCCCGGGCTGGCCTTCCTCGGCATCTTCACGTTCATGGGCCAGTGGAACGACTACGCCTGGCCGCTGATCGCCCTCACCAACCCGGACAACGTGACGCTCCAGGTCGCCCTGTCCCAGCTCAACGGCGTCCACGGCACCACGGACTACGGAATGGTCATGACGGGCGCGGTCCTGGCCCTGATCCCGCTGCTGATCGTCTTCGCGATCGGCGCCAAGCAGATCATCGCCGACCTCGGCAAGGGAGCGATCCGCTGA
- a CDS encoding carbohydrate kinase family protein, whose protein sequence is MGDERPDARPDVLLTGLLFYDLVLTGLGRPPTPGKEVWTGGMGTSPGGIANLAVAAARYGLSTSLATVFGDDYYGAYCRGVLAGQEHIDLSLSRTADGWHTPVTVSIAYGQDRALVTHGQEPPYSQDALMGDPPAARTALVHLEAEPRAWLAKAAANGTRVYADVGWDPGEQWSPDLLDQLALCHAFLPNEAEARAYTRTDTAAGALSRLSELVPVAVVTRGGDGAVAVDQTTGEYADVPALATDVLDATGAGDVFGASFVAASLEGWPLDERLRFAVLAAGLSVRRHGGALAAPGWYGVHRWWHSLDDPALRRTYGFLADRLPADPGPPLPHAPVTPPAPTAPPISPDLP, encoded by the coding sequence GTGGGTGACGAACGGCCCGATGCGCGGCCCGATGTGCTGCTGACCGGGCTGCTCTTCTACGACCTCGTCCTGACCGGTCTGGGCAGGCCGCCGACGCCCGGCAAGGAGGTCTGGACCGGCGGGATGGGCACGAGCCCGGGCGGCATCGCGAACCTGGCGGTGGCCGCCGCCCGCTACGGCCTGAGCACCTCCCTGGCCACGGTGTTCGGCGACGACTACTACGGCGCGTACTGCCGTGGGGTCCTGGCCGGCCAGGAGCACATCGACCTCTCGCTCTCGCGTACCGCGGACGGCTGGCACACCCCGGTCACCGTCTCGATCGCGTACGGCCAGGACCGGGCCCTGGTCACCCACGGCCAGGAGCCCCCGTACTCGCAGGACGCGCTGATGGGCGACCCGCCCGCCGCGCGCACCGCCCTCGTGCATCTGGAGGCCGAGCCCCGCGCCTGGCTCGCCAAGGCCGCCGCGAACGGCACGCGGGTCTACGCGGACGTCGGCTGGGACCCCGGCGAGCAGTGGTCCCCGGACCTCCTCGACCAGCTCGCCCTGTGCCACGCCTTCCTCCCGAACGAGGCCGAGGCGAGGGCGTACACCCGTACCGACACCGCGGCCGGCGCGCTCTCCCGGCTCTCCGAGCTGGTGCCGGTGGCCGTGGTCACCCGCGGCGGCGACGGCGCGGTCGCCGTCGACCAGACCACCGGCGAGTACGCGGACGTGCCCGCCCTCGCCACCGACGTGCTGGACGCGACGGGCGCCGGCGACGTCTTCGGCGCGAGTTTCGTCGCGGCCTCGCTCGAGGGCTGGCCCCTCGATGAGCGGCTGCGCTTCGCGGTCCTGGCCGCCGGGCTCTCCGTACGGCGGCACGGCGGGGCGCTGGCCGCGCCCGGCTGGTACGGCGTCCACCGGTGGTGGCACTCGCTCGACGACCCCGCACTGCGGCGCACGTACGGCTTCCTGGCCGACCGGCTGCCCGCCGACCCCGGCCCCCCGCTCCCCCACGCGCCGGTGACCCCACCCGCCCCCACGGCACCCCCGATCTCTCCCGATCTCCCCTGA
- a CDS encoding DeoR/GlpR family DNA-binding transcription regulator produces MLAERRHQLILRALRSGGPAAVTDLSEQLGVSPATVRRDLLKLEEEGLLTRVHGGAVAEEGDQPFAEVAEVRVAEKDAIAQRAAALVEDGQSVLLDIGTTAYRLARQLHGRRITVITSNLVVYEELVDDEAVELVLLGGMVRREYRSLVGFLTEDNLRQLHADWLFLGTSGVRPGGQVMDTTVVEVPVKRAMIKAADRVVLLADRAKFPGTGMAKVCGPEELDVVVTNGPADAGTRAALEEAGVSVVLT; encoded by the coding sequence GTGCTGGCAGAGCGACGACATCAACTCATCCTGCGGGCCCTGCGCTCCGGCGGCCCCGCGGCCGTGACCGACCTCTCGGAGCAGCTCGGCGTGAGCCCCGCCACCGTCCGGCGTGACCTGCTCAAACTGGAGGAGGAGGGCCTGCTGACCCGGGTGCACGGCGGGGCGGTCGCCGAGGAGGGCGACCAGCCCTTCGCCGAGGTCGCCGAGGTGCGCGTGGCCGAGAAGGACGCCATAGCGCAGCGCGCGGCGGCGCTCGTCGAGGACGGCCAGTCCGTGCTGCTCGACATCGGCACCACCGCCTACCGGCTGGCCCGGCAGCTGCACGGCCGCCGTATCACCGTGATCACCAGCAACCTCGTCGTGTACGAGGAACTGGTGGACGACGAGGCCGTCGAGCTCGTACTGCTCGGGGGCATGGTCCGCCGCGAGTACCGCTCGCTGGTCGGCTTCCTCACCGAGGACAACCTGCGCCAGCTGCATGCGGACTGGCTGTTCCTGGGAACCAGTGGAGTGCGGCCGGGCGGCCAGGTGATGGACACGACCGTCGTCGAGGTGCCGGTGAAGCGCGCCATGATCAAGGCGGCCGACCGGGTCGTCCTGCTCGCCGACCGCGCCAAGTTCCCGGGAACGGGGATGGCGAAGGTCTGCGGGCCGGAGGAACTGGACGTGGTGGTGACCAACGGGCCGGCGGACGCCGGCACGCGGGCCGCCCTGGAGGAGGCCGGCGTGAGCGTGGTGCTCACGTGA
- a CDS encoding extracellular solute-binding protein — protein sequence MRLSRRGLLRAGLAGTAATALGGLASGCAVPTGSTGRNMVLWYWSGGLSDTVVKKAKARYDNAVDLNAIQIGGYYRSKLITTMTGRAHVPDIAGLKGEDMASYLPNAGQFVDLRTLGAEKLKDRYLDWKWQQGVAPDGSLVGFPIDVGPVVQFYQPAVYEKAGLAHEPEDVSREMGTWEQFFAAGEQLKKRVRGAFILTDITSVFEMSIGQGTERFVNRDKHFIGDQEHVRVCWDRAVEAKRRGLASSIVTGTPDSISATESGELPSQLNASWNAGDLKLQYPRTKGRWRVASCPGGPSNVGGSFLAITKACREPEKAFEIITWLLGADNQAQGFMDAGLFPSTPASYDMKKLREPDPFFGGQITMDVYGPAAEKIPVAFNSPYDVALGQPVRDEIKNVGVLGKNPEQAWKDAMSKCRRIADHLGVSH from the coding sequence GTGCGGCTCTCACGAAGGGGCCTGCTCCGCGCGGGCCTGGCCGGTACGGCCGCGACCGCGCTCGGCGGCCTGGCGTCCGGCTGCGCCGTACCGACCGGCTCGACGGGCCGGAACATGGTGCTCTGGTACTGGAGCGGCGGCCTGAGCGACACCGTCGTCAAGAAGGCCAAGGCGCGTTACGACAACGCTGTCGACCTGAACGCCATCCAGATCGGCGGCTACTACCGCTCCAAGCTCATCACCACGATGACCGGCCGGGCCCACGTCCCCGACATCGCGGGGCTCAAGGGCGAGGACATGGCGTCGTACCTGCCGAACGCCGGCCAGTTCGTGGACCTGCGCACGCTCGGCGCGGAGAAGCTCAAGGACCGGTACCTGGACTGGAAGTGGCAGCAGGGGGTCGCCCCGGACGGCAGCCTCGTCGGCTTCCCCATCGACGTCGGTCCCGTCGTGCAGTTCTACCAGCCGGCCGTCTACGAGAAGGCGGGCCTGGCGCACGAACCGGAGGACGTCTCCAGGGAGATGGGCACCTGGGAGCAGTTCTTCGCGGCCGGTGAACAGCTGAAGAAGCGGGTTCGCGGGGCGTTCATCCTGACCGACATCACCAGTGTCTTCGAGATGTCGATCGGGCAGGGCACCGAGCGGTTCGTGAACCGCGACAAGCACTTCATCGGCGACCAGGAACACGTGCGGGTCTGCTGGGACCGGGCCGTGGAGGCCAAGCGGCGCGGGCTCGCGTCGAGCATCGTGACGGGCACCCCCGACTCGATCTCGGCCACCGAGAGCGGCGAGCTGCCCAGCCAGCTCAACGCCTCGTGGAACGCGGGCGACCTCAAGCTGCAGTACCCGAGGACCAAGGGCAGGTGGCGGGTCGCGAGCTGTCCCGGCGGCCCCTCCAACGTCGGCGGTTCGTTCCTGGCCATCACCAAGGCGTGCCGCGAACCCGAGAAGGCCTTCGAGATCATCACCTGGCTGCTCGGGGCGGACAACCAGGCCCAGGGCTTCATGGACGCCGGGCTCTTCCCGTCGACCCCCGCCTCGTACGACATGAAGAAGCTGCGCGAGCCCGACCCGTTCTTCGGCGGCCAGATCACGATGGACGTCTACGGGCCGGCCGCGGAGAAGATCCCGGTCGCCTTCAACAGCCCGTACGACGTGGCGCTCGGGCAGCCCGTCAGGGACGAGATCAAGAACGTCGGCGTCCTCGGCAAGAACCCCGAGCAGGCCTGGAAGGACGCCATGAGCAAGTGCCGGCGCATCGCGGACCACCTGGGGGTGAGCCACTGA
- a CDS encoding carbohydrate ABC transporter permease produces the protein MATAPLVDRPPAPPAGPPSAHPKKGILSHWRLYAAISPFYLLFLAFGLIPVGFSLYLSFHRWDGLGPMEYAGLSQYRYLLSDTDFWSSIGNTLIIWALATFPMIFLAMVTAVMLNSAVRFKNVYRFAYFLPNVTSVVAVAIIFGSVFSTNFGLVNALLQAVGLDQVAWLNTPWGIKVAIATLMTWQWTGYNAIIFLAGLQTIPGELYEAARMDGAGPVQTFFRITLPLMRPVLLFVLVISTVTGLQSFSEPQVLLQSTANESTFSGGPDHAGRTMVLYFFQQTFDNNDFGYGAAVAWGIFLVVVIFSIINWRLVQRRGED, from the coding sequence ATGGCCACCGCTCCCCTGGTCGACAGGCCTCCGGCGCCCCCCGCCGGACCGCCCTCCGCCCACCCGAAGAAGGGCATCCTGAGCCACTGGCGGCTGTACGCCGCGATCTCGCCCTTCTACCTCCTCTTCCTCGCCTTCGGCCTGATCCCGGTCGGCTTCTCGCTGTACCTGTCGTTCCACCGGTGGGACGGCCTCGGTCCGATGGAGTACGCGGGGCTCTCGCAGTACCGCTACCTGCTGAGCGACACCGACTTCTGGAGCTCGATCGGCAACACGCTGATCATCTGGGCGCTGGCCACCTTCCCCATGATCTTCCTGGCGATGGTGACGGCGGTGATGCTCAACTCGGCGGTCCGCTTCAAGAACGTCTACCGCTTCGCGTACTTCCTGCCCAACGTCACCTCGGTCGTCGCCGTCGCGATCATCTTCGGCTCGGTCTTCTCCACCAACTTCGGCCTGGTGAACGCCCTGTTGCAGGCGGTCGGACTCGACCAGGTGGCCTGGCTGAACACCCCGTGGGGCATCAAGGTCGCCATCGCCACCCTGATGACCTGGCAGTGGACCGGCTACAACGCGATCATCTTCCTCGCCGGACTCCAGACGATCCCCGGCGAGCTGTACGAGGCGGCGCGGATGGACGGCGCCGGGCCCGTGCAGACCTTCTTCCGGATCACGCTGCCGCTGATGCGGCCGGTGCTGCTGTTCGTGCTCGTCATCTCGACCGTCACCGGACTGCAGAGCTTCTCCGAACCGCAGGTGCTGCTGCAGTCCACCGCCAACGAGTCGACGTTCTCGGGCGGTCCCGACCACGCCGGCCGGACGATGGTCCTCTACTTCTTCCAGCAGACCTTCGACAACAACGACTTCGGCTACGGCGCGGCCGTGGCCTGGGGCATCTTCCTCGTCGTCGTCATCTTCTCGATCATCAACTGGCGCCTGGTGCAGCGCCGGGGCGAAGACTAG